A region from the Drosophila ananassae strain 14024-0371.13 chromosome 2L, ASM1763931v2, whole genome shotgun sequence genome encodes:
- the LOC6499412 gene encoding zinc finger and SCAN domain-containing protein 2 isoform X2: MFSAANNMQYGQNISIPYSSQPQGDLNFLNAADHKGKIHPKIERDREEVLNQQLLQNVNQSWQTLANTANTVDYSSHLLSATLPISIQHFLKYSETIKKESSSDVLKNGTNLASLALGGVALTPSNNGANGGHHNGLVGMEHGGHMTNMTDANGAALTNGATNGVNGNANGAVTNGAGAVSSTASVGTTNASGGTGTASGKKTKKKKPPKEKKPRPKPGEIRETKALDGSTLYCCPECQMAYPDRSLIEQHVISHAVERRFVCDICNAALKRKDHLTRHKLSHIPDRPHVCNICMKSFKRKEQLTLHIVIHSGEKKHVCIECGKGFYRKDHLRKHTRSHIARRVKSEVSAQNVNGSGGGGGGGGGGAGANNSAQSNTLHGS, from the exons ATGT TTTCGGCTGCCAACAATATGCAATATGGCCAGAATATATCCATACCGTACTCCTCGCAGCCCCAGGGCGATCTGAACTTTCTCAACGCAGCCGATCATAAGGGTAAAATCCATCCAAAAATCGAACGTGACCGGGAAGAAG TTCTCAACcagcagctcctgcagaatGTCAACCAATCCTGGCAGACGCTGGCCAACACAGCCAACACGGTGGACTACTCGTCCCACCTGCTCTCCGCCACACTGCCCATCTCCATACAGCACTTCCTCAAGTACTCCGAGACCATCAAGAAGGAGTCCTCCAGCGATGTCCTGAAGAATGGCACCAATCTGGCCAGCCTGGCGCTGGGGGGCGTGGCCCTGACGCCCAGCAATAACGGTGCCAATGGCGGCCACCACAACGGACTGGTGGGCATGGAGCACGGCGGCCATATGACCAATATGACGGACGCCAACGGAGCGGCGCTCACAAATGGAGCCACCAACGGTGTCAATGGGAATGCCAATGGAGCGGTCACCAATGGAGCCGGAGCGGTGTCCAGCACCGCATCCGTGGGCACCACGAACGCCAGCGGGGGAACGGGCACGGCCAGCGGCAAGAAGACCAAAAAGAAGAAACCACCAAAGGAGAAGAAGCCACGCCCCAAGCCCGGCGAGATCCGTGAGACGAAGGCGCTGGACGGCTCGACACTATACTGCTGCCCGGAGTGCCAGATGGCATATCCGGATAGGAGCCTCATCGAGCAGCATGTCATCTCGCATGCCGTGGAGCGGCGGTTCGTCTGTGACATTTGTAATGCGGCGTTGAAGCGCAAGGATCACCTGACCAGGCACAAGCTCTCCCACATACCGGACAGGCCGCATGTGTGCAAT atctGCATGAAATCGTTCAAACGCAAAGAGCAGCTAACTCTGCACATTGTCATCCATTCCGGCGAGAAAAAGCATGTTTGCATTGAATGTGGAAAAG GTTTCTATCGCAAGGATCACTTGCGCAAGCACACGCGCTCCCACATCGCCCGGCGCGTCAAGTCCGAAGTTTCGGCGCAAAACGTGAACGGATCCggaggtggtggcggtggcggcggcggtggagcCGGTGCCAACAACAGTGCGCAGAGCAATACGCTGCACGGTTCCTGA